The nucleotide window GATACTATAGAAACTATTATAATGCTACAGGAGCATTGACGCCTTATTCTATCTTTGAAAAAGGGATTATCGGAAGTCCGTCAAGCGGAATGCAGGGAGCTTTAGGTTTCAATATTGGTAACAATATCGAGATGAAAATAAAGTCTAAGAGCGATTCTACAGGAGTGAAGAAAATCAAAATCTTTGAATCCTTAAACCTTGCGGGAAGCTATAATTTCGCAGCTAAAGACCACCCTTGGTCTGTATTTTCAATCAACGGGCAGTCTTCTTTTTTCAATAATAAATTAACGGTTAATACCAGTCTTGCACTTGAACCTTATAAGATTGATTTCTTACCAGGACAGGACACAGGAATAAGAACAGAGCAGTTCGGGCACTTCAGTGTACAGGGATTCAACGTTCAGTTATCTTATCCTTTAAGCAGTGAGATTTTTGGAGAAAAAACAGATTATGCCAAAAAGTATTCTTCTAAGGGAGAGGTCCGAAATGAAAATTATTATTTTGATGATGATCATTATGCACATTTTGATCAGGCATGGACTTTAAATATCAGCGCCAATTACGCATATTCTAAAGGACTGAGCAGATTTGGTAATAAAATTGCATCCCTAGGATTAGATGGCAGCATCAAGCTGACGCCTTACTGGAATATTAACGGAAGTACCCATTATGATATGGTGACCAAAGAATTGGCATATACAAGAATTGGTTTTTCAAGAGATCAGCGAAGTTTTACAATCAATTTCAACTGGGTTCCGTTCGGACAGTATAAAGTATACGACTTCTTTATCGGCATCAAAGCCAATATCTTAAGTGATGCACTGAAGTACAAAGACAGAAGCTTTACCCAGCCTAATGCGCCTTTCTAATATCAGATTGGCATTTGTGAATATAAATTTTATATTTGCAACCAAAAGAATTTCTGATGCAGCCACTGCCGGCAGATTCGAATACCGAAGAATTTAAAAGGCAGTGACAGTCTATGAATTTAGAAAAAAAATTAAATATCCACATATGAAACAAGTAATCAACACAGTTAATGCACCTGCAGCTATCGGGCCTTATTCACAAGCTAATATGGCAAACGGGGTTTTGTATATCTCCGGACAGATTCCTGTGGACCCTGCAACTGGAAAATTGGTTGAAGGAATTGAAAAAGAAACGCACCAGGTAATGAAAAACCTTGAAGCGATCCTTACTGAAGCCGGCATGACTTTCAAAAACGTTGTAAAAGCTACAATCTTCTTAAAGAATATGGATGATTTCGCTGTAATGAATGATATCTATGCTTCTTACCTGGACTCTGAAAGCTATCCTGCCCGTGAAACAGTACAGGTTTCATGCTTGCCTAAAAATGTGGATATCGAAATTTCTATGATTGCACATCAGGATTAATGAACTTTATAAGAAATACAATTGCGGTTCTGATAGGCCTTGGTATTGCAGGGCTTATAATCACTCTTGGTATAAGGGCTTTTCCGCAATGGGTAACTTTTGAGGCTTTTGCTCCGTTTGAGCACTGGCAGAGGTTTCTTTTCAGCATGAAAGACGATAAGGCATTCTTCGGCTTCCTTTTGTTTATTTCCGGACTGGGAACTACAATAGGAGGAGTTGCGACTGCAATCATCGTTAAATATGCTAAAGTAGCCTATGCTATTCTGATCGGTTTTATTATGCTCTTTATCGCAATGCTGGATGTAATTATTTTTCCTTATCATCCTACATTTTATAAAATTTCTATTTTCCTTACATTCTTTCCTTTTTCCTGGATCGGGGGTAAGATTGTAGAAGTAATCTACGAGCGCAATAAGAAGAAAAGAATTGCTGAAAAAATGAATAAGTAATAAATAAGTAAATAAAAAACGCTGCAGATTTCTGCAGCGTTTTTTGTTGATATGAAAAACTAATTTAGTTTCTTAATTAAGGCATTTTAAACCCTCTCTGATAATTTCTTCCGTAGTCGTCCATATATTTTATTTGTGCGGTTCCGGAGAACTTATTTAATAAACTTTCTACGTCTTTCTGAGAGTTTATAGGCTTACCATTGATTTCTGTAATGATATAACCGTCTACAATTCCTGCTTTGGCCATTTCTCCTCCCTCTATGACATTTTTGGCAACAACGCCGCTATTCAGGCCGTAATATGCTTTTGTTCTGTCATCAATGCTCTGGAACTCTGCTCCGATTTTTTCAGTTACGCTAAGATCTGCTTTTGTTCTTGTGGAAGTTCCTCCTTTTTGATCTCTAAGCGTCACATTCGTTGTTCCTTCTTTACCATTTCTCACATACGTCACCTGTACTTTATCACCCGGACGCTTGCTTCCGATAGACATAGAAAGATCTGCGAAATCAGTAATGTCATAGCTGTCTACTTTCGTAATAATATCTCCTTTTTTCAAACCTGCATCTTCAGCACCGCTGTTTTCACCAAATCCTGTAATATAGATTCCGGACCCTACTTTTAGGTTCGTTTTATATTGCTGATTGTATGAACTTACCAATTGATCATTTGAAAGATCCAGAGACTGAACTCCTAAGAATCCACGCTGTACAATACCGAATTTCTTGATATCCTCAACGATTTTTCTTGCCAGGTTGGAAGGAACTGCAAATCCGTATCCCTGGTAATATCCTGTAGTAGATTGAATTGCCGAGTTAATCCCGATAAGCTCTCCATTAGTATTCACCAAAGCACCTCCGGAGTTACCCGGGTTGATGGCTGCATCCGTCTGAATGAAACTTTCGATAGGGTTAGCCGCTTTTCCCTGGCTTCCTAAAATTCCGATACCTCTTCCTTTCGCAGAAACAATACCGGCCGTTACTGTAGAGTTTAACCCCAGCGGATTTCCTACTGCAAGCACCCATTGTCCTACATCAATATTGTCAGAGTTGGCAAAATTCAGATAAGGCAGACCTTTTTCTTCAATCTTTAGTAAAGAGATATCTGTGTTAGGGTCTGTACCTACCAAGGTAGCAATATATGATTTTTTGTTGCTTAATACGACTTCCAGCTTATTAGCTCCGGCCACAACGTGGTTATTTGAAATAATATAACCATCCGGCGAGATGATTACCCCTGAACCCATTCCTGATGGCATATTATCAGGAGCCTGCTGCTGCTTCTGTCTCTGCTGGCCTCTTCCCCCGAAAGGATCTCCGAAGAAAAAGTCAAACAAATCCTGCTCTGAAGCTCTGCTTGAAGTTCTGCTTTGATAATTTTTAATGGTAACTACAGCCGGAACGGTTGTTTTAGCTGCTTTTACAAAGTCATCACCTACAGCTGCCGTATTCATTCCTGCGAACGACGTGTTTGGTGCGGCTGTTGTGAAATAAGATTGATCTCCATTGTTGGAACCAGGTCCGAAATATTGTAAAGCTCCAACGGTAGTAGCTCCGGAAATTACCCCAACTACTGCAAATGGTAATAGTTTTTTTAAAGTACTCTTCATTGTATATCTTTCTTGTTTATTAATTAATTTCTTTTTTATGTTTTTGAGTAAACAAATTTAATGTTAAATAAGTAAGCAATTAGTATGCTATGTTTCAATTTTAACTAAAATTTAACGGCTATTATATCATTTTGTGTCTTAAATCATAATTGTTAATGTCACAGTTAACAAAACTTAAAAAAAAATTAAGGAAAATATGTCAGACTTTCTCAAGATAAGGTATTATTTAATATTCATTGCTTATCACTTATTGAATATAGCTGTGATTCTTATCATCAATCAATTTAATTCTAAATGATTATCTTTGCAAAAATTTTATTCTCACTTAAAACGTTTATAGCATGCAACTGTATAACACCTTAAGCGCAGAAGAAAGAGCTAAACTTATTGATGAAGCCGGTAAAGACCGCCTTACTTTGTCTTTCTATGCGTATGCCAAAATTGAAGATCCCAAAAAATTTCGCGACGAATTATTTATAGCCTGGAATGCACTGGATGCACTTGGCCGTATTTATGTTGCTACTGAAGGAATTAATGCTCAGATGAGTGTTCCTGCAGATCAGTTTGAGGCTTTTCGTGATACGCTGGAAGCTTATGACTTCATGAAAGGAATCCGCTTGAATGTAGCGGTAGATCAGGACAATTATTCTTTTTTAAAATTAACCATAAAAGTCAGAAACAAAATTGTTGCTGACGGTCTGAATGACGAAACTTTTGATGTTACCAATAAAGGTATTCATCTTAAAGCTAAGGAGTTCAATAATATGCTGGAAGATCCTAATACGATTGTAGTAGACTTCAGAAACCATTACGAGAGTGAAGTGGGGCACTTTGAAGGAGCCATTACGCCGGATGTGGAAAACTTCAGGGAAAGTCTACCGATTATTAATGAACAACTGCAGGATTTTAAAGAAGATAAAAACCTGTTGATGTATTGTACCGGTGGTATCCGTTGTGAAAAAGCCAGTGCTTACTTCAAACATCAGGGCTTCAAAAATGTTTATCAGCTGGAAGGTGGAATCATTGAATACACGCGACAGATAAAAGAAGAAGGTATCAAAAGTAAGTTCATTGGTAAAAACTTTGTATTTGACCACCGTTTGGGAGAAAGAATTACAGATGATATTATCGCACAGTGCCACCAGTGTGGTAAGCCTTGTGATAATCATACGAACTGTGCTAATGACGCTTGCCATTTGTTATTTATCCAATGTGAAGAATGTAAAGCTGCCATGGAAAACTGCTGTTCTACAGAATGCCTGGATACCATACATTTGCCTTGGGATGAGCAGGTAAAACTGAGAAAAGGACTGCAGGTTGGCAATAAAGTATTCAGAAAAGGAAAATCGGATGCTTTGAAGTTTAAAAAATCAGGTGACTTACCGGACAAGCCTCTGGCAAAAGCTGAAACAAAAAATATCCGTCAGAAAATTGCTGTTAAAAAAGAGCTGATCGGAAAAGCGGAACATTACTATTCAAAATCAAAAATTGCACAGTTCTTAATTGAAAACAAAGACCTGTCAGTAGGAGATAGAATATTGATTTCAGGTCCTACAACGGGAGAGCAGGAAATTACTGTTAATCAGATCTACGCCAACGGAGGTCCTTGTGAAACTGCAAAACCGGGAGATCAGGTTACTTTCGAGCTTCCGTTCAGAGTTCGTCTGTCTGATAAACTGTATAGAATTTTGGAGAACGCATAATCCAAAGCCTGTCTTGTAACAATTATTTCAGTTAAAACAACTTGATAATTATGCTGAAAGCTGAGCTTAGAAAAAAATATACCCAAAAAAGAAAAGCCTTGTCTGATGATGAGGCTTTCTTGTTATCGCAGAAGATTTTTGAAAACTTTATTAAGTATTTCAAGCCGAAAGAGAGGGAAAAAGTACACATTTTCATCCCGATTCCGGCTAGAAAGGAAA belongs to Chryseobacterium gleum and includes:
- a CDS encoding RidA family protein yields the protein MKQVINTVNAPAAIGPYSQANMANGVLYISGQIPVDPATGKLVEGIEKETHQVMKNLEAILTEAGMTFKNVVKATIFLKNMDDFAVMNDIYASYLDSESYPARETVQVSCLPKNVDIEISMIAHQD
- a CDS encoding trypsin-like peptidase domain-containing protein, which encodes MKSTLKKLLPFAVVGVISGATTVGALQYFGPGSNNGDQSYFTTAAPNTSFAGMNTAAVGDDFVKAAKTTVPAVVTIKNYQSRTSSRASEQDLFDFFFGDPFGGRGQQRQKQQQAPDNMPSGMGSGVIISPDGYIISNNHVVAGANKLEVVLSNKKSYIATLVGTDPNTDISLLKIEEKGLPYLNFANSDNIDVGQWVLAVGNPLGLNSTVTAGIVSAKGRGIGILGSQGKAANPIESFIQTDAAINPGNSGGALVNTNGELIGINSAIQSTTGYYQGYGFAVPSNLARKIVEDIKKFGIVQRGFLGVQSLDLSNDQLVSSYNQQYKTNLKVGSGIYITGFGENSGAEDAGLKKGDIITKVDSYDITDFADLSMSIGSKRPGDKVQVTYVRNGKEGTTNVTLRDQKGGTSTRTKADLSVTEKIGAEFQSIDDRTKAYYGLNSGVVAKNVIEGGEMAKAGIVDGYIITEINGKPINSQKDVESLLNKFSGTAQIKYMDDYGRNYQRGFKMP
- a CDS encoding rhodanese-related sulfurtransferase; translated protein: MQLYNTLSAEERAKLIDEAGKDRLTLSFYAYAKIEDPKKFRDELFIAWNALDALGRIYVATEGINAQMSVPADQFEAFRDTLEAYDFMKGIRLNVAVDQDNYSFLKLTIKVRNKIVADGLNDETFDVTNKGIHLKAKEFNNMLEDPNTIVVDFRNHYESEVGHFEGAITPDVENFRESLPIINEQLQDFKEDKNLLMYCTGGIRCEKASAYFKHQGFKNVYQLEGGIIEYTRQIKEEGIKSKFIGKNFVFDHRLGERITDDIIAQCHQCGKPCDNHTNCANDACHLLFIQCEECKAAMENCCSTECLDTIHLPWDEQVKLRKGLQVGNKVFRKGKSDALKFKKSGDLPDKPLAKAETKNIRQKIAVKKELIGKAEHYYSKSKIAQFLIENKDLSVGDRILISGPTTGEQEITVNQIYANGGPCETAKPGDQVTFELPFRVRLSDKLYRILENA